Below is a window of Candidatus Tanganyikabacteria bacterium DNA.
TTGAGGTCGATGAAGAGCGCCTTGCGCACGCCGCGAGCGCGGACTTCCGCCACGACCTCCTCGACCGGGCGCAGGTAGGGCTTCTTGCCCCACGCGGCGGGCACGACGCAGAACTCGCAGTTGTGGATGCAGCCGCGACTGGCCTCGAACACGTTGTGGGTGAAGTAGTGCTCGGTCTTGACCAGGTCCCAGCGGGGATGCGGCATCCCCTCCAGGCTGTGGCCCGGCGCCATGTCGTAGCGCGGCTGCAGCTTGCCCGCGGCGAGATCGCGCAGGAGCTGCGGCCAGGTCTTCTCGGCGTAGCCCACCACGATCGCGTCGGCGTGTGGCTGGGCGTCGGCCGGGGCGAGCGTGATGTGCGGCCCGCCGAGCACGACGGGTATGCCGCGCTCCCGGAAGCGGCCGGCCAGTTCGTAGGCCCGAATGGACGAGCCGGTGATGCAGGTCATGCCGACCAGATCGGCCTGGAGGTCGTCGGGGATCTCCTCGATGCCCTCGTCGATGATGCGGATCTCGGCATCGAGATCCTTGGGCACCAGAGCCGCCAGCGTCGGCAGCGTGCGCGGCGCGTAGCGCAGGGATTTGCGGAAGATCCCGCCGCGGTGCCGGTACAGGGGTCCCTTGGGGCTCAAGAGTGCGATTTTCATGGGATTCACAAGCCATGGGACGCTCCCCGACCCGCGACCACGTCGAGGGTTTTTACGGATCCGGCATCCGGGCGGCGGATCGCCCGCCGTGGCCGCCAGGCGTCAGAACGCGCCCCAGCTCTGCTTTCCGGGGATGTAGTAGCTCGGGCAGATGAGGCGGACGGCGCTGGCGAAGCGCCGGACGCCCGCGAGTTCGGCCTCGCCGCGTGCGGCGGCGGCATTCATCTCGGCGCCGAAGAGGTCGTCGAGTTCGCCCTCCATGGCCGATCGCCGCTCTACCTCGGAGGGGTACTCGGCCCGGATGGCGGCCAGTTCGCCGGCGTCGAGGAAGTAGCCGGCGCAGCCCGGACAGTGATCCACCTCCACGCCCCGCTTCGGGCTGAAGAACCGGCGCTGCATCACGATGCCGTCGCACTTCGGGCAGGCGCGCCGGCGCTCATGGTCGACGGCGACCGCCGGGTCCACCGGGATCTCCAGCAGAAGGTCGGCACGCTCGTGCGCCTCGTCGAACTTCCGGAGTTCGAAGTTGTCGAACCAGAGCCCGCCGCAGCCGCCCTTGCAGGCGTCCACGGTCATGGGGCCGGCGGCGAGTTGTTCCATGGCTCGACTGCAAGCGGGGCAATTCATACCGGCCTTGTTCCCCGAACGGCCCGAAAGGGTGCTAGGCTGCCTGACGCTAGCCCCACGACGCGAAGAAGGACCCGACGATGGCGATCGACCATTCCCCTGCGACCTGGCCCGTCCTGGTGGTGGGCGGAGACGAGCGGGTGGCCTTGCTCGACGGGTCCCACGCCCGCTACATCAATCTGGATTGCGGGGCGACGACTCCCGCGCTCGGCCCCGTGGCCGACGC
It encodes the following:
- a CDS encoding zf-TFIIB domain-containing protein, whose translation is MNCPACSRAMEQLAAGPMTVDACKGGCGGLWFDNFELRKFDEAHERADLLLEIPVDPAVAVDHERRRACPKCDGIVMQRRFFSPKRGVEVDHCPGCAGYFLDAGELAAIRAEYPSEVERRSAMEGELDDLFGAEMNAAAARGEAELAGVRRFASAVRLICPSYYIPGKQSWGAF